A single Triticum dicoccoides isolate Atlit2015 ecotype Zavitan chromosome 2A, WEW_v2.0, whole genome shotgun sequence DNA region contains:
- the LOC119352563 gene encoding RING finger protein 215-like produces the protein MAMPKHVADGAVVDRRLDATTICFSEEPAPAASDGGSPRFALRVTCSVTRSLEFRRSGRRPKVVLQKYTKADSDSAVTLPVGDLSVLQSDGACQGALRGMLAELRQLRELHLDEDEWDAVVPADIVPQIVRVARGDDAKDGGFTFCFAMKVHRRIIHGEEALLMACKERELDLDGAGTTDDCAICLDGLEGEPAVQLPGCPHAFHRRCISTWFSKKTTCPMCRDDVRLCALRKFLNL, from the coding sequence ATGGCGATGCCGAAGCACGTCGCGGACGGCGCAGTAGTCGACCGCCGGCTCGACGCGACCACGATATGCTTCTCCGAGGAGCCCGCGCCGGCAGCCTCCGACGGCGGCAGCCCCCGGTTCGCCCTGCGCGTGACGTGCAGCGTGACGCGGTCCCTGGAGTTCCGCAGGAGCGGCCGGCGCCCGAAGGTGGTGCTGCAGAAGTACACCAAGGCCGACAGCGACTCCGCCGTAACGCTCCCCGTCGGCGACCTGTCCGTGCTACAGAGCGACGGCGCCTGCCAGGGGGCCCTCCGCGGGATGCTGGCGGAGCTGCGTCAGCTCCGGGAGCTCCACCTCGACGAGGACGAGTGGGACGCCGTCGTCCCCGCGGACATCGTCCCGCAGATCGTCCGCGTGGCGCGCGGCGACGACGCCAAGGACGGCGGCTTCACTTTCTGCTTCGCGATGAAGGTGCACCGGCGGATCATACACGGCGAGGAGGCCCTGCTGATGGCGTGCAAAGAGAGGGAGCTGGACCTGGACGGCGCCGGGACGACGGACGACTGCGCGATCTGCCTGGATGGCCTGGAGGGAGAGCCCGCCGTGCAGCTGCCGGGTTGCCCGCACGCGTTCCACCGCCGGTGCATTTCCACGTGGTTCTCCAAGAAGACGACGTGCCCCATGTGCCGGGATGACGTTAGGCTCTGTGCCCTGCGGAAGTTTCTGAACCTGTAG